A window of the Brassica napus cultivar Da-Ae chromosome A2, Da-Ae, whole genome shotgun sequence genome harbors these coding sequences:
- the LOC106355978 gene encoding putative RNA-binding protein Luc7-like 2: MDAMRKQLDVLMGANRNGDVTEVNRKYYDRDVCRLYLSGLCPHELFQLTKMDMGPCPKVHSLQLRKEYREAKAKGVDNYDRELEDAIDRLIVECDRKIGRALKRLQEEDAKAAIAISVTEVTQSPEIIELSKQIKEKMNEADLHDLEGKTDQKIRVLELVEEMRTKRADLQAVLLLEAFNKDRASLPQPMQPAAALPPPDPRTQEMINEKLKKAEEFGEQGMVDEAQKALEEAEALKKLTPRQEPVVDSTKFTAADVRITDQKLRLCDICGAFLSIYDNDRRLADHFGGKLHLGYMLIRDKLAELQEEKNKVHKERVEERRSKERSRERESSRDRDRGDSRDRGRDIDRRSRERDRHHDHREHDRNYDSRSRRDRSRSRERHRDYDRRSRRRDRY; this comes from the exons ATGGACGCCATGCGAAAGCAGCTCGATGTGCTCATGGGAGCTAACCGAAACGGTGACGTCACGGAGGTGAACCGCAAATACTACGACCGCGATGTCTGTCGTCTCTACCTATCTGGTCTCTGCCCTCACGAGCTCTTCCAATTAACG AAAATGGATATGGGTCCTTGCCCAAAGGTGCACTCTTTGCAGCTGAGGAAAGA ATATAGAGAAGCAAAGGCAAAAGGTGTTGACAACTACGATAGGGAGTTGGAAGATGCGATAGACAGGCTTATTGTTGAGTGTGATAGGAAGATTGGTAGGGCTCTTAAGCGTCTTCAGGAAGAGGATGCTAAAGCTGCCATTGCTATTTCTGTTACCGAAGTTACTCAG TCACCTGAGATTATTGAGCTGTCAAAGCaaatcaaagagaagatgaatgAAGCAGACCTGCAtg ATCTTGAAGGAAAAACGGATCAGAAGATTAGAGTACTTGAGTTAGTTGAAGAGATGAGGACTAAGAGAGCTGACTTACAG GCTGTGCTGCTGTTGGAGGCCTTCAACAAAGATAGGGCATCCTTGCCACAACCCATGCAGCCAGCTGCAGCATTACCTCCGCCTGATCCTCGTACTCAAGAGATGATCAATGAGAAATTAAAGAAAGCTGAAGAGTTTG gGGAACAAGGAATGGTCGATGAGGCGCAGAAAGCACTAGAAGAGGCTGAAGCTCTTAAGaag CTTACTCCTAGGCAAGAACCTGTTGTGGATTCAACCAAGTTCACTGCTGCTGATGTGCGCATT ACAGACCAGAAGCTGCGTCTATGTGACATATGCGGAGCATTTTTGAGCATCTATGACAA TGATCGTCGGTTGGCTGATCATTTTGGAGGGAAGCTGCATTTGGGTTACATGTTGATCCGTGACAAACTAGCAGAGCTTCAG GAGGAGAAAAACAAAGTTCACAAGGAACGGGTGGAAGAAAGGAG GTCAAAGGAGAGGAGCAGAGAGCGAGAATCAAGTAGAGATAGAGACAGAGGGGATAGCCGTGACCGTGGAAGAGATATTGACCGTAGGAGTAGAGAACGCGACAGGCATCATGACCACCGTGAACATGACAGAAACTATGACTCAAGAAGCCGGCGGGACCGGTCACGGTCTAGGGAAAGACACAGGGATTATGATCGCCGCAGCAG ACGCCGTGACCGCTACTAA
- the LOC106354413 gene encoding heavy metal-associated isoprenylated plant protein 21 codes for MGAFDYISSFCSYTYSNAKTKRKPLQTVDIKVKMDCDGCERRVRNVVRRMKGVKSVEVNRKQSRITVNGHVDPNKVLKRVKSTGKKAEFWPYIPQHMVYYPFDTGMYDKRAPAGHIRNPTQAFPAANTPGENYVSLFSDDNVQAACSIM; via the exons ATGGGTGCATTTGATTATATCTCTAGCTTCTGTTCTTATACATACTCTAATGCCAAAACCAAGCGTAAGCCATTGCAG ACGGTGGATATCAAGGTGAAAATGGACTGTGATGGTTGTGAAAGAAGAGTTAGAAACGTGGTTCGTCGCATGAAAG GCGTGAAATCGGTGGAGGTAAACCGGAAACAGAGCCGGATAACGGTGAACGGTCACGTGGATCCAAACAAGGTGTTGAAAAGAGTGAAGAGCACAGGGAAGAAGGCAGAGTTTTGGCCTTACATACCTCAGCATATGGTCTACTACCCATTTGACACTGGCATGTACGACAAACGTGCCCCCGCAGGCCACATCCGCAACCCCACACAAGCGTTTCCAGCTGCAAACACACCTGGTGAGAACTACGTTTCACTCTTCAGTGACGACAACGTCCAGGCCGCTTGTTCCATCATGTGA
- the LOC106411256 gene encoding uncharacterized protein LOC106411256 encodes MFLRRVSPLFCTITKRSQSRFLSSPANSAQNWASRHYLQATRSYASGGRKDYNLFGNVKPGDADFRKAWEKDMKDDDDDDDTLWSASEDEANDKGRNRLEKEVKKARQQAKASSDLIDADDSDELYSVWSGSDEEKTLWTGDEGDDDDDIPTEPHPNEASDKYLDKLFEFEEKPKYRTISELLKSENEPEELSPGKQARKLAVENALKKLNKGPDGRYTNVWEVMSDVDILIGAFENIISGPEYEELRKGGPKRLNMQFFKDIQTKMRDPNFKFTPEIKLKPKSKLVPRKKWQKAQSRRRKAQKR; translated from the exons ATGTTCCTGCGAAGAGTCTCTCCTCTGTTCTGTACCATAACCAAAAG ATCACAAAGTCGCTTCCTTTCGAGTCCGGCTAACTCTGCCCAAAACTGGGCATCTCGCCACTACTTACAAG CTACTCGTTCATACGCAAGTGGAGGACGTAAAGACTACAATCTCTTTGGTAATGTCAAACCAGGCGATGCTGACTTTAGAAAAGCCTGGGAGAAAGATAtgaaggatgatgatgatgatgatgatactcTATGGTCAGCAAGTGAAGACGAAGCCAATGATAAAGGAAGAAACCGTCTTGAGAAAGAGGTTAAGAAAGCTAGGCAACAAGCTAAAGCCTCCTCAGATCTAATCGACGCAGACGACAGTGACGAGCTATACAGTGTCTGGTCCGGAAGCGACGAGGAGAAAACCTTATGGACCGGCGACGAAggcgacgacgacgacgatatTCCGACAGAGCCACACCCAAACGAAGCATCTGACAAGTACTTGGACAAGTTGTTCGAGTTCGAGGAGAAGCCAAAGTACAGAACAATCTCAGAGCTGTTGAAATCCGAGAACGAGCCTGAGGAGCTTTCCCCTGGTAAGCAGGCGAGGAAGCTGGCCGTTGAGAACGCGTTGAAGAAGCTGAACAAAGGGCCTGACGGGCGTTACACTAACGTCTGGGAAGTGATGAGTGATGTGGATATTCTGATTGGTGCGTTTGAGAATATTATCTCGGGGCCTGAGTATGAAGAGCTGAGGAAAGGTGGACCCAAGAGGTTGAACATGCAGTTTTTTAAGGATATACAAACAAAGATGAGAGATCCAAACTTCAAATTCACGCCTGAGATAAAGCTGAAGCCTAAGAGTAAACTGGTGCCTAGGAAGAAATGGCAGAAGGCTCAGTCTAGAAGAAGGAAAGCTCAGAAGCGGTAA
- the LOC106411259 gene encoding polcalcin Bra n 1 codes for MADAEHERIFKKFDTDGDGKISAAELEEALKKLGSVTPDDVTRMMAKIDTDGDGNISFQEFTEFASANPGLMKDVAKVF; via the coding sequence ATGGCTGATGCTGAGCACGAACGTATATTCAAGAAATTTGACACTGACGGCGATGGTAAAATATCAGCAGCCGAACTTGAAGAAGCTCTTAAGAAACTTGGCTCGGTGACCCCTGATGACGTGACTCGTATGATGGCTAAAATCGATACTGATGGTGATGGAAACATATCGTTTCAAGAATTCACCGAGTTTGCATCTGCCAATCCTGGACTCATGAAGGATGTTGCCAAAGTTTTCTAG
- the LOC111204491 gene encoding maltose excess protein 1, chloroplastic-like, with product MSLTGNRFLLLPTPLPRASFVFKPPLSRIPLKRTSSSAVAGCRVLSLTQCNPIVSTRRRLVPVRAIDSDIPHPIKEYEEWDSWTAKFSGGANVPFLMLQLPQIILNAQNLLAGNNTALSAVPWLGMLTGLLGNLSLLSYFAKKREKEAAVVQTLGVISTYVVLVQLTMAGAMPVQYFVATSAVVTVGLVLNCLFYFGKLGTTVWGLWEDFITVGGLSVLPQIMWSTFVPLVPNSILPGTTAFVIAVAAVIMARTGKLSEEGVRFVGSLSGWTATLMFMWMPVSQMWTNFLNPDNIKGLSPITMVLAMMGNGLMIPRALFIRDLMWFTGSMWATLFYGYGNILCLYMLNCTSKSFFAAATIGLISWIGLALWRDATAYGHNSPFRSLKELVFGP from the exons ATGTCTCTCACTGGTAACCGCTTCTTGCTTCTCCCGACTCCTCTTCCTCGCGCTTCCTTCGTCTTTAAACCTCCGCTCTCCCGCATCCCGCTGAAGCGTACCTCTTCTTCCGCCGTCGCTGGCTGCCGTGTCTTATCTCTGACTCAGTGTAACCCGATCGTTTCAACTCGTCGCCGACTCGTCCCCGTTCGTGCAATTGACTCAGACATTCCTCATCCGATTAAAGAATACGAAGAATGGGACTCATGGACGGCCAAGTTCTCCGGCGGAGCCAACGTTCCTTTTCTAATGCTGCAGTTGCCACAGATCATCCTCAATGCTCAGAATCTTTTGGCCGGAAACAACACCGCCCTCTCCGCCGTCCCATGGCTG GGGATGTTGACTGGTTTGTTAGGGAACCTTTCGTTGCTTTCATATTTcgcaaagaagagagaaaaggaagcAGCTGTGGTGCAAACGCTGGGAGTTATCTCCACCTACGTTGTCCTTGTGCAGCTCACAATGGCTGGAGCTATGCCTGTGCAGTATTTTGTTGCTACTTCCGCCGTTGTGACGGTTGGTTTGGTGTTGAACTGTTTGTTTTATTTCGGTAAGCTTGGGACGACTGTGTGGGGATTGTGGGAAGACTTTATCACTGTTGGTGGACTCTCCGTTCTTCCTCAG ATTATGTGGTCGACTTTTGTCCCTCTGGTACCGAACAGTATATTGCCTGGGACGACTGCTTTTGTCATTGCTGTAGCGGCTGTAATTATG GCTCGAACGGGGAAACTCTCAGAGGAAGGTGTTAGGTTTGTTGGGTCTTTGTCTGGATGGACAGCGACACTTATGTTCATGTGGATGCCAGTTTCCCAAATG TGGACAAACTTCTTAAACCCAGACAACATAAAAGGTTTATCACCAATCACAATGGTACTTGCGATGATGGGAAACGGACTTATGATCCCACGAGCATTATTTATCCGCGATTTGATGTG GTTCACCGGTTCAATGTGGGCAACTCTCTTTTATGGATACGGGAACATTCTGTGCTTATACAT GTTAAACTGCACCAGCAAGTCATTCTTTGCGGCGGCAACAATTGGTTTGATCTCATGGATAG GACTTGCTTTGTGGAGAGATGCAACGGCTTATGGTCACAACTCGCCGTTTAGATCACTGAAGGAGCTGGTTTTTGGGCCGTAA
- the LOC111204492 gene encoding phosphoglucomutase-like isoform X1 — MEGKVLQKFNVEQCCYYLQNKQFKTRYQRQPNNPYMSALLPCPRGNLHSSMRAHTTLSKYHQTTTPISKQTSFYCNASLSSATVPSLDKTDFLKLQNGSDIRGVAVPGVEGEPVSLPEPVTEAIAAAFGQWLLHKKNAGSRKLRVSVGHDSRISAPTLLEAVSRGLGVSGVDVVQFGLASTPAMFNSTLTEDESFLCPADGAIMITASHLPYNRNGFKFFTSDGGLGKVDIKNILERAADIYQNLSDENLMKSQREVSIKKVDYMAVYTSGLVNAVRKAAGGLEKPLEGFHIVVDAGNGAGGFFAAKVLEPLGAITSGSQFLEPDGMFPNHIPNPEDKTAMQAITKAVLDNKADLGIIFDTDVDRSAAVDSSGREFNRNRLIALLSAIVLEEHPGTTIVTDSVTSDGLTSFIEKKLGGKHHRFKRGYKNVIDEAIRLNSTGEETHLAIETSGHGALKENHWLDDGAYLMVKILNKLASARAAGEGSGSKVLTDLVEGLDEPKVALELRLKIDKNHSDLEGRDFREYGETVLQQVSNSIETNPNLKKASVNYEGIRVSGFGGWFLLRLSLHDPVLPLNIEAQSEDDAVKLGLVVANAVKEFNALDTSALSSLTRS; from the exons ATGGAAG gaaaGGTTTTACAAAAGTTTAATGTAGAACAATGCTGCTACTACCTACAAAATAAGCAGTTTAAGACACGTTACCAAAGACAACCCAACAACCCATACATGTCTGCTTTACTTCCCTGTCCAAGAGGGAACCTCCACTCTTCCATGCGTGCCCACACTACTTTGTCCAAATACCACCAGACTACTACTCCTATTTCCAAGCAAACATCTTTTTACTGCAATG CTTCTTTGTCAAGTGCAACTGTGCCGTCTCTTGACAAAACTGATTTTCTGAAGCTTCAGAACGGCAG CGATATTCGGGGTGTGGCAGTCCCTGGGGTTGAGGGGGAACCTGTAAGCCTTCCTGAACCAGTGACTGAAGCCATAGCTGCTGCGTTTGGGCAATGGCTGTTGCACAAGAAGAATGCTGGGTCCCGGAAGTTGAGAGTGTCCGTTGGCCATGACTCTCGCATTTCTGCACCAACCTTACTG GAAGCGGTTTCTCGAGGTCTCGGTGTTTCTGGAGTAGATGTTGTTCAGTTCGG ATTAGCATCAACACCAGCAATGTTTAATAGCACATTGACTGAAGATGAATCATTCTTGTGCCCAGCTGATGGGGCTATCATGATAACAG CAAGCCATCTTCCTTACAACAGGAACGGTTTCAAGTTCTTCACCAGTGACGGAGGGCTAGGGAAGGTTGATATCAAAAACATTCTGGAGCGAGCTGCAGATATCTACCAGAACCTTTCTGATGAAAATCTTATGAAATCACAAAGAGAAGTTTCTATTAAAAAGGTTGACTACATGGCAGTATACACCTCTGGTCTTGTAAATGCAGTTCGAAAAGCAGCAGGAGGTTTAG AGAAGCCTCTAGAGGGATTCCACATAGTTGTTGATGCTGGAAATGGAGCTGGAGGATTCTTTGCT GCCAAGGTGCTTGAGCCTTTAGGAGCAATTACTTCCGGCAGTCAATTTCTTGAACCAGATG GTATGTTTCCAAATCATATCCCTAATCCGGAAGATAAGACGGCAATGCAAGCTATAACCAAGGCTGTTCTTGATAACAAGGCTGATTTGGGTATCATCTTTGATACTGATGTTGATAG gTCCGCTGCTGTGGATTCATCTGGCCGTGAGTTCAACCGTAATCGTCTTATTGCCTTGCTTTCAGCAATTGTTCTAGAGGAA CACCCTGGCACAACTATTGTTACAGACAGTGTCACTTCTGACGGTTTAACCTCATTCATTGAGAAGAAGCTCG GCGGAAAGCATCACAGGTTCAAAAGAGGATACAAGAATGTCATTGATGAAGCTATTCGCTTG AACTCCACTGGAGAAGAAACACATCTGGCTATAGAAACCAGTGGCCATGGAGCTTTGAAAGAGAATCATTGGCTCGATGATGGAGCCTATCTCATG gtaaaaatattgaataaacTGGCTTCAGCCAGAGCTGCTGGTGAAGGAAGTGGCAGCAAAGTTTTAACAGATCTTGTTGAAGGTCTTGATGAGCCCAAAGTGGCTTTGGAACTGAGGCTTAAAATCGATAAGAATCACTCCGACCTTGAAGGAAG AGATTTTCGGGAGTATGGAGAGACGGTCCTGCAACAAGTGTCGAACTCAATAGAAACAAATCCAAATCTTAAAAAGGCTTCAGTTAACTATGAAGGG ATCCGTGTTTCGGGCTTTGGTGGATGGTTTCTTCTCAGACTCTCTCTCCACGACCCTGTTCTTCCTCTTAACATTGAG GCGCAGAGTGAGGATGATGCTGTGAAGTTAGGCCTTGTGGTTGCTAATGCAGTGAAGGAGTTCAATGCTTTGGACACCTCTGCTTTGTCCAGTCTCACTCGCTCTTAA
- the LOC111204492 gene encoding phosphoglucomutase-like isoform X2, whose product MEASLSSATVPSLDKTDFLKLQNGSDIRGVAVPGVEGEPVSLPEPVTEAIAAAFGQWLLHKKNAGSRKLRVSVGHDSRISAPTLLEAVSRGLGVSGVDVVQFGLASTPAMFNSTLTEDESFLCPADGAIMITASHLPYNRNGFKFFTSDGGLGKVDIKNILERAADIYQNLSDENLMKSQREVSIKKVDYMAVYTSGLVNAVRKAAGGLEKPLEGFHIVVDAGNGAGGFFAAKVLEPLGAITSGSQFLEPDGMFPNHIPNPEDKTAMQAITKAVLDNKADLGIIFDTDVDRSAAVDSSGREFNRNRLIALLSAIVLEEHPGTTIVTDSVTSDGLTSFIEKKLGGKHHRFKRGYKNVIDEAIRLNSTGEETHLAIETSGHGALKENHWLDDGAYLMVKILNKLASARAAGEGSGSKVLTDLVEGLDEPKVALELRLKIDKNHSDLEGRDFREYGETVLQQVSNSIETNPNLKKASVNYEGIRVSGFGGWFLLRLSLHDPVLPLNIEAQSEDDAVKLGLVVANAVKEFNALDTSALSSLTRS is encoded by the exons ATGGAAG CTTCTTTGTCAAGTGCAACTGTGCCGTCTCTTGACAAAACTGATTTTCTGAAGCTTCAGAACGGCAG CGATATTCGGGGTGTGGCAGTCCCTGGGGTTGAGGGGGAACCTGTAAGCCTTCCTGAACCAGTGACTGAAGCCATAGCTGCTGCGTTTGGGCAATGGCTGTTGCACAAGAAGAATGCTGGGTCCCGGAAGTTGAGAGTGTCCGTTGGCCATGACTCTCGCATTTCTGCACCAACCTTACTG GAAGCGGTTTCTCGAGGTCTCGGTGTTTCTGGAGTAGATGTTGTTCAGTTCGG ATTAGCATCAACACCAGCAATGTTTAATAGCACATTGACTGAAGATGAATCATTCTTGTGCCCAGCTGATGGGGCTATCATGATAACAG CAAGCCATCTTCCTTACAACAGGAACGGTTTCAAGTTCTTCACCAGTGACGGAGGGCTAGGGAAGGTTGATATCAAAAACATTCTGGAGCGAGCTGCAGATATCTACCAGAACCTTTCTGATGAAAATCTTATGAAATCACAAAGAGAAGTTTCTATTAAAAAGGTTGACTACATGGCAGTATACACCTCTGGTCTTGTAAATGCAGTTCGAAAAGCAGCAGGAGGTTTAG AGAAGCCTCTAGAGGGATTCCACATAGTTGTTGATGCTGGAAATGGAGCTGGAGGATTCTTTGCT GCCAAGGTGCTTGAGCCTTTAGGAGCAATTACTTCCGGCAGTCAATTTCTTGAACCAGATG GTATGTTTCCAAATCATATCCCTAATCCGGAAGATAAGACGGCAATGCAAGCTATAACCAAGGCTGTTCTTGATAACAAGGCTGATTTGGGTATCATCTTTGATACTGATGTTGATAG gTCCGCTGCTGTGGATTCATCTGGCCGTGAGTTCAACCGTAATCGTCTTATTGCCTTGCTTTCAGCAATTGTTCTAGAGGAA CACCCTGGCACAACTATTGTTACAGACAGTGTCACTTCTGACGGTTTAACCTCATTCATTGAGAAGAAGCTCG GCGGAAAGCATCACAGGTTCAAAAGAGGATACAAGAATGTCATTGATGAAGCTATTCGCTTG AACTCCACTGGAGAAGAAACACATCTGGCTATAGAAACCAGTGGCCATGGAGCTTTGAAAGAGAATCATTGGCTCGATGATGGAGCCTATCTCATG gtaaaaatattgaataaacTGGCTTCAGCCAGAGCTGCTGGTGAAGGAAGTGGCAGCAAAGTTTTAACAGATCTTGTTGAAGGTCTTGATGAGCCCAAAGTGGCTTTGGAACTGAGGCTTAAAATCGATAAGAATCACTCCGACCTTGAAGGAAG AGATTTTCGGGAGTATGGAGAGACGGTCCTGCAACAAGTGTCGAACTCAATAGAAACAAATCCAAATCTTAAAAAGGCTTCAGTTAACTATGAAGGG ATCCGTGTTTCGGGCTTTGGTGGATGGTTTCTTCTCAGACTCTCTCTCCACGACCCTGTTCTTCCTCTTAACATTGAG GCGCAGAGTGAGGATGATGCTGTGAAGTTAGGCCTTGTGGTTGCTAATGCAGTGAAGGAGTTCAATGCTTTGGACACCTCTGCTTTGTCCAGTCTCACTCGCTCTTAA